From Lolium perenne isolate Kyuss_39 chromosome 5, Kyuss_2.0, whole genome shotgun sequence, a single genomic window includes:
- the LOC127302308 gene encoding disease resistance protein Pik-2-like — MEVITGAIGSLLPKLGNLLKKEYNIQKRVRGEILFLKAELESMETALVKISEAPIDQPPDTQVKLWARDVRELSYELEDNIDKFMVRIDDPTNPHSFMGFIYQCLSLLTKANNRHKIGSEVKGIKNRIQEVSERRRRYRVDNIVAQPLGPITIDSLRLAALYTKTTELIGTDEKSQDIIKERLMVADDESNKQMKIVSIVGFGGLGKTALANVVYKKLRENFDCGAFVSVSHNPIMVKIFKDLLSQLGNKNCDNINDEGRLIMEIRELLEIKRYIIVIDDIWDIRVWERIKRALIENEYGSIIITTTRILDVAKQVGGDYKLRPLSSVDSRRLFNQRIFGVEERCPPSQRALDISEKILRKCGGVPLAIITIASMLASKKEEECTHQYWSRVYESMGSGLENSSDALKDMRKILSVSYYDLPPHLKTCLLYLSSYPEDYEIEINELIWRWVGEGFIRDEQGKSLYEVGEDYFHELINKSLIQPHHIDVGNKAKSCRIHDMVLDLITFLSNEENFLTLVGGQQHVLTPSKIRRLSFHTSKKEDVRQPSNMSLSHVRSVIVFNQAFSPLIEISGFPVLRVLDISDCKQIKNQHCKDICSLSHLRYLRLHGTSITKIPMEIGNLRFLQVLDISRTKIVKQLPSTFSQLTKLVLLNMLNSIVCEAPRWMSSLLSLSSLSITLGTLRDEYIQVLGSISSLSDLCIHVENPTQGRNKRLVIDRASKFLCLKRFTIRSRHSEMDLLFAHGAMEKLQKIELQLGPFRTTEFADFDFGIENLSSLEYVSNGMVYYEEQRQQALDAAIQKALHMNPNKPKMIRPKVTMQINSYSFEQFSVQILRETFSPVPFHTKRNQCLQITGK, encoded by the exons ATGGAGGTCATCACGGGAGCAATCGGCAGCCTGCTCCCCAAGCTGGGCAACCTGCTCAAGAAGGAATACAACATCCAGAAGCGCGTCAGGGGCGAGATCCTGTTCCTCAAGGCCGAGCTGGAGAGCATGGAGACTGCCCTTGTCAAGATCTCAGAGGCACCGATCGATCAACCACCTGACACCCAAGTCAAGCTTTGGGCAAGGGATGTGAGAGAGCTGTCCTATGAGCTCGAGGACAACATCGACAAATTCATGGTGCGCATCGATGATCCAACCAATCCGCACAGCTTCATGGGCTTTATATACCAATGCCTCAGCTTGTTGACCAAGGCCAATAACCGCCACAAGATCGGATCGGAGGTCAAGGGAATCAAGAACCGCATCCAAGAGGTCAGTGAGCGGCGCCGTAGGTACAGGGTTGACAATATTGTCGCACAGCCTCTTGGCCCGATCACTATTGATAGCCTTCGCCTAGCAGCCTTGTACACAAAGACAACAGAGCTCATTGGCACCGATGAGAAGAGCCAAGACATAATCAAGGAGAGGCTGATGGTGGCAgacgatgagtcaaacaaacaaatGAAGATAGTTTCTATTGTTGGTTTTGGAGGATTAGGAAAGACAGCCCTGGCTAATGTTGTCTATAAAAAGCTGAGAGAAAATTTCGACTGTGGGGCTTTTGTTTCTGTCTCTCATAATCCTATCATGGTAAAGATTTTCAAGGACTTGCTCAGTCAACTTGGCAACAAGAACTGTGACAACATCAACGATGAAGGACGACTCATTATGGAAATCAGAGAACTCCTTGAAATAAAAAG GTACATCATTGTTATTGATGACATATGGGACATTCGTGTGTGGGAAAGAATCAAACGTGCTCTCATTGAGAATGAATATGGAAGTATAATAATTACAACAACTCGCATTCTTGATGTGGCCAAACAAGTTGGTGGTGATTACAAGCTAAGGCCACTTTCCTCCGTTGACTCAAGAAGGTTGTTCAACCAACGAATATTTGGTGTTGAAGAAAGATGCCCTCCTAGCCAACGAGCTCTCGACATATCTGAGAAAATTTTAAGGAAATGTGGGGGCGTACCATTAGCCATTATTACAATAGCTAGTATGTTGGCTAGTAAAAAGGAAGAAGAATGTACACATCAGTACTGGTCCCGTGTGTACGAATCTATGGGTTCAGGGCTAGAAAATAGTTCTGATGCTTTGAAGGACATGAGGAAGATATTATCAGTTAGTTACTATGACCTACCACCACACTTGAAGACCTGTTTATTGTATCTAAGTTCGTATCCAGAGGATTATGAGATTGAAATCAATGAATTGATATGGAGATGGGTAGGTGAAGGTTTTATTCGCGACGAACAGGGGAAGAGCTTGTATGAAGTAGGAGAAGATTACTTCCATGAGCTGATTAACAAAAGCTTGATCCAACCACATCATATTGATGTTGGCAATAAGGCAAAGTCTTGTCGTATACATGATATGGTGCTCGATCTCATCACTTTCTTGTCAAATGAGGAGAATTTTCTAACACTAGTTGGTGGTCAGCAGCATGTATTGACACCAAGTAAGATACGTCGACTCTCCTTCCATACaagcaagaaggaggatgtaaggCAGCCGTCAAACATGAGCTTGTCCCATGTGAGGTCAGTTATTGTGTTCAATCAAGCTTTCAGTCCATTGATAGAAATTTCGGGTTTTCCAGTCTTACGTGTGCTAGATATAAGTGATTGTAAGCAAATCAAGAATCAGCATTGTAAGGATATTTGCAGTTTGTCGCATCTGAGATATTTGAGGCTACACGGGACATCTATCACTAAGATTCCAATGGAGATTGGGAATCTAAGGTTTCTGCAAGTACTGGACATAAGTCGAACTAAAATAGTAAAGCAGCTGCCGTCAACCTTCAGTCAACTAACAAAGCTGGTGTTGCTTAACATGCTCAATAGCATCGTCTGTGAGGCGCCAAGATGGATGTCCTCGCTACTTTCCTTGTCATCCCTGAGTATCACATTAGGAACACTGCGGGATGAGTACATTCAGGTCCTCGGGAGCATATCATCTCTCAGTGATCTCTGCATTCACGTGGAAAACCCCACGCAAGGGAGAAATAAAAGGTTGGTGATTGACCGTGCTTCTAAATTCCTGTGTCTCAAGAGGTTCACTATCAGGAGTCGCCACTCAGAAATGGATTTATTATTTGCGCACGGAGCCATGGAAAAGCTTCAAAAAATTGAGTTACAACTTGGACCGTTTAGGACAACTGAATTTGCTGACTTTGACTTCGGCATAGAGAACCTGTCTTCTCTAGAGTATGTCTCGAATGGGATGGTCTACTACGAGGAGCAGAGGCAGCAAGCTCTGGACGCTGCAATTCAGAAAGCTCTCCATATGAATCCCAACAAGCCCAAAATGATAAGGCCGAAGGTAACTATGCAAATTAATTCATACTCTTTCGAGCAATTTAGTGTTCAG ATTCTCAGGGAGACATTCTCCCCGGTTCCATTTCATACGAAAAGAAACCAGTGTCTTCAGATTACAGGGAAATAA